GCGAAACCGGCGCCCTCGCCGGCGAAGCCGTTTTGGTAGAAAATGTTGTTTTCGTAGACGCCGTCGGCGCCGAAGTTGAGCCGGACGCCGTCGGAGTCTCCGAAGGCCACGACGTTGTTGTTGAAGGTGACGGTGGAATCGTCGTTCTCGACCTGGGCCGGACCGTCGTTGCCGGTGTCGCCGCTGCTGGCGTTGCCGTAGACGATGAGGTTGTTCAGGATGAGGCCGTCGGAATTGCGCAGGTAGATGCCGGTGCCGGCCTCGCTGGCCCGGTTGCCGACGACGATCAGGTTGCTCAGGATGCCGCTGGAGTTTTCGGCATAGATGCCGCCGCCCAAGTCGGTGTTGCCGTTGGTGATCATCAGGTTGGAGATGACGCCGCTGTTGTAGTTGAAGAGGTTGAGGACCTGGTCGTAGCCCTCGGCGTCGATGATGGTGTTTTCGGGATCCTCGCCCTTCAGGCTGACGCCGTTTTTCAGGAAGATCGGGAAGTACTCGCCGTTGGTCGAGGGGGAGTAGGTGCCCCGCTTGAGGAAGATGGTGTCGCCCGGCTGGGCCAGGTCGATGGCGGCCTGGATGGTGTAAATGTCGTCGTAATCGTCGCAGTAATAGTACCCGTAATAGGGGTCGTAGCACTCGTCGATGAAGAGGGTCTCGCAGGCGGTGAGGCCCGCGACGGCGGGGAAAACCGCGAGTAAATTCCAAATTTTAGCTAATTTCATGACCTTGGCCTTCTTGGGGAGCTGGAGCGCTCGACGGCTCCCCAAAGCCCTATGAGTGGGCGGACTTGTAGAAAGGTTAAGGGATCGCGGAAAAAAAGGGAAGGGCGGCGGGCGAGGGCCTTTGATTTTCGGGAAGGAGGGACTTATCCTTCCGGCTCACCAAGAGCAAGGAGTCCCTCATGCCGAATACGATCCGTTTGCACCGCGTCTTTCGAGCCCCGCCCGAGCGCGTCTACCGCGCCTTCCTGGACCCCGCCGCCCTGGCTAAGTGGCTGCCGCCCAACGGCTTCACTGCCCAGGTCCATCGCCTCGACGCCAAGGTTGGCGGCAGCTACCAGATGTCGTTCACGAATTTCTCTAACGGACAGAGCCACTCCTTCGGCGGCGAGTACCTCGAGCTGGTGCCCAACGAGCGTCTGCGCTACACGGACCGATTCGACGACCCGAATCTGCCCGGCCTGATGGAGACGATCGTCACCTTGAAACCGGTGTCCTGCGGGACGGAGCTGCAGGTCGTGCAAGAGGGCGTGCCGGACATCATCCCGGCCGAGGCTTGTTACGTCGGGTGGCAGGAGTGCCTGGTGCTGTTGGGGAAATTGGTCGAGGCGGAGATTAAAGAACCGTAAAAAACCCCGCGCACTTCAGGGTGGGCGGGGTTTAATATAAACTCATTTATCGGATTATTATTCAGAATGATTTTATTTTAATAGTATTACTTAAGTCCGCGCTTTTTTCTATTACACCTATGTATTTTCGATCCTGGCTAAACACAGCAGGGGCTGGATGAAAAATTAGGTTTGGTTCTTTATCGGAGTATTCTTGTTCCAGCGCAGGTCCAGGAGGATGGCCTGGTTTATATATATAATCTCCATCCCGAATCCATTCATATATTGTCATAATTATTTCTCCTTTTACGAGCACCCCATCGAATTCCCGCAATTCAGGCACTTGTAACAGGCCCCGTTGCGCACCGTGATGTGGCCGCATTGGTCGCAGAAGGGGGCGTCGCCCATCATCGTGGAGAGGTGGTCGCTTAAGGTGTTTTCTGCCTTGCCCTCGACGGGCTCGGCGCGCTCGCCCTGGATCACCGCCAGCTGCGGCGGCGAGGAGGGCTTGGCGGTCGGCTCGGCGACCTTCTCGATCTGCGCCTTGGCGCTGGCCAGGTCCAGGAGCTGCTGGTCATTGGGCTTCACCTGCACCAGGTCGGTGCGGCCCATGTACTCCAGCCCCAAGAGGCGGAAGATGAAGTCGATGATCGAGGTCGCGAACTTGATGTTCGGGTGGTCGACCGGCCCCTGCGGCTCGAAGCGGGTGAAGGTGAAAACGTCGACGAACTCTTTGAGCGGCACGCCGTACTGCAGGCCCAGGGAGACCGCGATCGCGAAGCAGTTCATCATGCTGCGGAAGGCGGCGCCCTCCTTGTGCATGTCGATGAAGATCTCGCCCAGGGTGCCGTCTTCGTACTCGCCGGTGCGCAGGTAGACCTTGTTGCCGCCGACGCGCGCCTCCTGCGTGAAGCCGCGGCGCTTGCGGGGCATGCGGCGGCGTTGCAGGGCGGGCGCGGCCGCGACCGCCGAGGTCTCTTCCCTCGCTTCTTCCTTCTTGTCGCTCTTGGTGGAGAGCGGCTGGCTCAGCTTGCAGCCGTCGCGGTACAGGGCCACCGCCTTGAGGCCCAGCTTCCAGCCCTCCATGTAGATCTCCTCGATGTCCTCGACGCTCGCCTCTTCCGGCAGGTTGACCGTCTTGCTGATGGCGCCCGAGAGGAAGGGCTGGGTGGCCGCCATCATCCGGACGTGGCTCATCGGGGCCAGGAAGCGCTTGCCGTATGGACCGCACTTGTTGGCGCAGTCGAAGATCGGCAGGTGGTCGGGGTTTAAGTGCGGCGCGCCCTCGATGGTCATGCGGCCGCAGATCACGTCGTTGGCCTCGGTGACCTGCGCGGCGCTGAAGCCCAAGGCCGAGAGCAGGTTGAAGGAGGGATCCTTGTATTTTTCCTTCTTGAAGCCCAGGCGCAGCAGGGTCTCGTCGCCGATGTTCCAGGCGCTGAAGGCCTGGGAGATGTCGAAGACCCCTTCCAGCGTGCCCTCGATCTTCTCGATTTCGCTCTCGGTGAAGCCCTTGGCGTGCAGGCTGTCGCGGTTGACGTGCGGCGCGCCGTGCAGGCTGGAGGTGCCGCGCACGTAGGTGACGATGTCGGCGATCTCGCGGGCCGAGTAGCCCAGTTTCTTGAGCGCGGCGGGCACCGACTGGTTGATGATCTTGAAGTAGCCGCCGCCGGCCAGCTTCTTGAACTTCACCAGGGCGAAGTCGGGCTCGATGCCGGTGGTGTCGCAGTCCATCAAGAGGCCGATGGTGCCGGTGGGCGCCAGGACCGTCGCCTGGGCGTTGCGGTAGCCATGCTGCTCGCCCAGCTTGAGGGCGTCGTCCCAGTCTTCTTGGGCGGCTTTCAGCAGCTCGGCGGGGCAGGCGGCGCCGTCGATCTTGTAGGCGGCGTCCCGGTGCATGCCGATGACTTCCAGCATGGGCTCGCGGTTCATCTCGAAGCCGGGGAAGGGCGCCTTGGCGGCCGCGATCTCGGCGGAGGTTGCGTAGCCATGGCCGCAGAGGATGGCGGTGAGCGCCGCGGCGGTCTGCCGGCCCTCTTCGGAATCGTAGGGGATGCCCTGGATCATCAGGGCGGAGCCCAGGTTGGCGTAGCCCAGGCCCAGCGGGCGGAAGTCGTGGCTGTTCTGCGCGATACGCTCGGTCGGGTAGGAGCTGAAGTCGACCAGGATCTCCTGCGCCAGGATCAGGGTGCGGATCGCGTGGCGGTAGCCCTCGACGTCCCAGCTGCCGTCCTCGTTCAAGTACTTGGTCAGGTTGATCGAGGAGAGGTTGCAGGCCGTGTCGTCCAAGAACATGTACTCGGAGCAGGGATTGCTGGCGTTGATGCGGCCGGTGTTCTTGCAGGTGTGCCACTTGTTGATCGTGCTGTCGTACTGCACGCCGGGATCGGCGCAGGCCCAGGCGGCGAAGGCGATCTGCTTGAAGAGGTCGCGGGCCTGCAGCGTGTCGACCACCGCGCCGGTGGTGCGCATGTAGGTCTTCCACTCCTTGTCCTCGGTCACGGCGTTCATGAACTCGTCGGTGACGCGCACCGAGTTGTTGGAATTTTGCCCGCCGACCGTGCGGTAGGCGTCGCCGTTGAAGTCGCTGGAGTAGCCGGCGGCGATCAGGGCCGCCACCTTGCGCTCTTCCCGGACCTTCCAGTTGATGAAGTCGACGATCTCGGGGTGGTCCATGTCGAGGCAGACCATCTTGGCCGCGCGCCGCGTGGTGCCGCCGCTCTTGGTGGCGCCGGCGCCGCGGTCCAGCACCTCGAGGAAGCTCATCAGGCCCGAGGAGGTGCCGCCGCCGCTGAGCTTCTCTTGGTGGCCGCGGATCTTGGAGAAGTTGGAGCCCGTGCCCGAGCCGTACTTGAAGAGGCGCGCCTCGTTTTTGGCCAGGTCGAAGATGCTCATCAGGTCGTCGTCGACCGCCTGGATGAAGCAGGCCGAGCACTGCGGATGCTCGTAGGAGTTGACGGTGGTGCCGATGCTGCCGTCCTTCGGGTTCCAGAAGTAGTTACCGCCCGAGCCCTCGATGCCGTATTCTTGGTAGAGGCCGCAGTTGAACCATACCGGCGAGTTGAAGGCCCCGCGCTGGGTGATGAGGAGGTATTTCAGCTCGTCCTCGAAGGCCTGCGCGTCCTCCGGGCTCGCGAAGTAGCCGCCCAGGTTTTCGCCCGCGACGCGGATGCTGTGGGCGATGCGGTGCACGACCTGCTTGGCCGAGGTCTCGCGGCCGGTCTTGGGCACGCCCGCCTTGCGGAAGTACTTCGAGACGATGATGTCGGTGGCCAGCTGGCTCCAGCCCTTGGGGATCTCCGCGTTGTCCATCTTGAAGACCACCGAGCCGTCGGGATTGGTGATGACCGAAGTGCGGTACTCGTAGGAGAGGGACTCCAGCGGGTCTTTGCCGGCCTCGGTGTAGCGGCGGTTGATCTTCAGTCCCTTGCCCTTGCCGGTAGTAGCGGCGCGGCGATTGGAGCGGACGGACGGTAGGGCCTTCACGGTCATGGGGATCCTCCTCGAGATGATGAAGTGACGCGGGGCGGCAAGACGCCATAAACCCCTAAAACTCAACAATTTTTAGTTTTTTGATTATAGAACCTGGGAAGAAAAACCACAATATCTTGTATCTTTTCCGTCTTGTCATAACTAGATGCTGTGGTCAACGGAAAATCTCTCGGCGCCGGCAAAAAGTTGGGAAAATGAAGCCAGACGCGGCTTTCGCGAAGGGGATTTTCTTGAGCACCGGCCAGATTGTTTGCTTTGCCGAAGCGTTCCCGAACGTTAAGAATAGCCGGAGGAGTTTTGCATGCCGCCAGCGGCCTTGGCCTTTCCGCAAATCGACCCCTTTCTGTTCCGCGTCGGACCCGTGGGCTTAAGCTGGTACGCCTTCATGTACCTGCTCGGCTTCACCTGCGCATATTTCCTGCTGCGCTATCGCTACCGCCGGGGCCTGTTCCACCTGCCGCAGGCGGGCGACGTCTCGTTGCTGGTCACTTATTGCTTCTACGGCCTCATCCTCGGGGCGCGCGTGGGCTACGTCGTCTTCTACAACCCGCAATTCTACCTCGAGCACCCTTGGGAGATCCCGGCGATCTGGCACGGCGGGATGAGTTTCCACGGCGGCCTGGCCGGGACGATCTTGGCGATGTACCTCTTCGCGCGGCGGGTGCAGCTGCCCTTCTATCACGTCGCCGACAACGTCGGGCTCTGCGCGCCGATCGGCTTGGGCTTCGGGCGCATCGGCAACTTCATCAACGGCGAGCTCTACGGCCGCGTCAGCGACGCGCCTTGGGCGATGGTGTTTCCGAGCGGGGGGCCGAGGCCGCGGCACCCCTCGCAGCTCTACGAGGCCTTCCTCGAGGGGCCGATCTTATGGCTGATCCTCTACGCGACCTCGCGCCTGCAAAAGAAGGACGGCTACGTCTCCTGCATGCTGCTGGTCGGCTACGGGGTCCTGCGCTTCATCGTCGAGTTCTTCCGCGAGCCCGATCCCCAGCTGGGGACGATCCTGGGCCCCCTCTCGATGGGGCAGCTGCTCTGCCTGGCGATGATCCTGGCCGGTTTTGTCTTGATGGTCCTGCTGCCCGCGCCGCGGCCGGGAGTCCCGAACGCGGCGCGGTAACAAACGGAGGTCCCAATGAAGCTGAAAATTTCTCGCTGCCTGCTCTTGTTCGGTTTCTGGCTCGTGCCCCCACCGGGCCTCGCCGAGGAAGCCCTCCGCGCATTTTGGACCTTGGATTACGGCGACGGCAGCGCCAACCAATACCATTTCGAGCAGAGGTCGAAGGATGCGGCCGTGAGCTTCCGCTACGTCCCCGTCCGCCCCGAAGAGAGCTCCACCGGGATGTACAGCGGCGGCGAGCCCCGGCAGGGACGGCTGACGGCCAGGCAGGCCCGCGAGCTCAAGCAGCGCTTGGCCGAGCTGGAATCCGACGCCGAGCTGCGCGTCGAGGAACGCGGCAAGGGCACGGGGGCCTTCACCGTCCAAACGCCCGAGGGGACGCGGAGCTTTCTGATTCGGATGGGTCCCGAGATCCGCCGTTTCGACGAGTTTTTGAAAAAGCTGGGGTCTTAAGCCGGGCGGGCGCCCGGCGCTCAGCCGGCGGGCGGGCGATCCAAAAGCTTGACCGCGAGGTAGAGCAAGGCGGTGACCGTGACCGCCGCCCCCACGGCCAGCCCCCATATCGCCGAGCTCAAGGGAAGCGCCAGCAGGCAGGCGTCCTGCGGGTGGGCGGGGTTGTAGCGAACCGCCGGCGGATCCGGCAATCGATCCAGGAGGGCCTGACGGTTTTTCCGGCTGCTCGTGACCCAGCCCACGCGATAGAGGCGGTCGCAAACGTAATCGCGCCCTTCCACTTGGTAGCGGTATTTCACCAGGGCCTCGTATTGAAAGGCCGGCGCCGCGGTGCGTCCCGCGCGGCCGTCCGGGGAGCGCTCCACCTTACGTTCTAAAAATTCCCCCGTCGTCGTCGGCCAGCCGCGCACGGTCCCGCGCTGCCAAAGGACGTAGGCGCTGTAGATTAGGGCGGCGATGCCGAAGGCCAGGTAGAGCAGGGCGTAGAGCACGCGATGTCGATATCACGAAGCGCCCCGGATCGCCACGACGGCCTCCGAGTTTCGGTCTCGGGCGAAAGGCGAGGGCCTTCGGCCTTGGCTGATTTTTTTGCGGGAAAAGCTCGATCAGGGTTTTTTGGTCGGGGGCTCGGGGCAAGGGTAGCTTTCCGAATCGGTGAAACAAAGCGCACCCTCCGCGTCGTAGCGCAGCGGGATGCCCTGGCGCTCGAAGGTGCGGTTGGCGCCCTCCCACTCCTCCAGCTTCCGCTTCTGCAGGACCCAACGCCGGATGTTGAGCCCTAGCTTGCCGTTGGAGGCCGCCTCGGCGAGCACGGCATAGGCCGCCTCGCGCTTGTCGCCTTGCAGGGAGGGATCGAGGCGGGTGAGGAAGACGTCGAGGTCGAGGGCCGGGTCGACGCCGGGCAGCGTGTTGGGCAGCTTGGCCGCGCCGTCGCCGCGTTTTTGATATTCTCGGTAGAGATTGCGCGCCCCGTAGGTCTCGGCCACGACCTGCCGGGACTCGCGGGCCTTGGGGAAGAGCTTCAGCGCGTATTGCGGCATTCCGCGCTGGGTCATGTCGTGGACGTTGAAATAATGCAGCGGGGTCTTGACCAGCGCCAAATCGCCCAGGCCGATGGTGCTTACCTTGAGGCTTGTCTTCGTGGTCCACCACAGGCCGCGCCCGAAGGCCTGGCCGCCGCGCAGGGCCTGTCTCGCGAATCCGAGCTTGGGCTTGGCGAGGGCGGCGGTCGCCTCGAGGGTCTCCGCGGCCTTCGTCGCCTCGACACCTTCCGCCGCGGCGAGGACCGGTTTCGGACCCGGACGGCCCCAGAAGAGCTTTCGGTTGGCGAGCAGCAGCGCGAAGCTGTTCTGCAGGGTGGAGGAGGTCAGCTCGCCGCCGAACTCGCGCCACGAGCCGGGCATGATTTTTCCGTCGAAGCCGGTGAGGCCCTTCAAGACCTTCGTCGATCCCCAATGCATGACGCCGCCGGCCAAGAGCGTCATCGGGACGCGCGCGATGCCGCGGCGCTTGGCCAGCCAGGCCACGGTGGAGAGGCGCCGGGTCAGGGCGACGCTGGGCGCGAGGGCGAGCAGGTCGATGGCGATCGAGCTCCCGCCGTGGTCGAACATGTCGCTGATGACGTATTCGGTCGAGAGGCGCTTGCCCTCGAGGTAGGCGCTCAATTGCTTCGCGCGTGGTTCGGTGTTCGGATACTCGGCGGCGATCTGCGCCAGGGCCCAGGAGGTCCCGAAATGCTTGCGGTCGCGGTGGATCTCGGCCAGGCGCAGGAGCTGGTCGGCCAACAGGCCGGGGTCGGTTTCTTGGAAGGCGGCGGCCAGCTCGGCGAGCGGGGTCCTCTGGGTTTGGGCGAAGCAGTCCCAGACCTTCCGCACCTCGGGGTCGAAGCCCGCCTTCGCGGCGGCGACGGCCTTGTCGAGGTCGGTCCCGCCGTCGAGGATCAGGCGGGATTCGATCGCCTCGATGGCCTGGGTCAATTTGGCGCTTTGCGACTCCGAAAAAG
The sequence above is a segment of the Deltaproteobacteria bacterium PRO3 genome. Coding sequences within it:
- a CDS encoding prolipoprotein diacylglyceryl transferase, with translation MAFPQIDPFLFRVGPVGLSWYAFMYLLGFTCAYFLLRYRYRRGLFHLPQAGDVSLLVTYCFYGLILGARVGYVVFYNPQFYLEHPWEIPAIWHGGMSFHGGLAGTILAMYLFARRVQLPFYHVADNVGLCAPIGLGFGRIGNFINGELYGRVSDAPWAMVFPSGGPRPRHPSQLYEAFLEGPILWLILYATSRLQKKDGYVSCMLLVGYGVLRFIVEFFREPDPQLGTILGPLSMGQLLCLAMILAGFVLMVLLPAPRPGVPNAAR
- a CDS encoding polyketide cyclase, with product MPNTIRLHRVFRAPPERVYRAFLDPAALAKWLPPNGFTAQVHRLDAKVGGSYQMSFTNFSNGQSHSFGGEYLELVPNERLRYTDRFDDPNLPGLMETIVTLKPVSCGTELQVVQEGVPDIIPAEACYVGWQECLVLLGKLVEAEIKEP
- a CDS encoding vitamin B12-dependent ribonucleotide reductase; the encoded protein is MTVKALPSVRSNRRAATTGKGKGLKINRRYTEAGKDPLESLSYEYRTSVITNPDGSVVFKMDNAEIPKGWSQLATDIIVSKYFRKAGVPKTGRETSAKQVVHRIAHSIRVAGENLGGYFASPEDAQAFEDELKYLLITQRGAFNSPVWFNCGLYQEYGIEGSGGNYFWNPKDGSIGTTVNSYEHPQCSACFIQAVDDDLMSIFDLAKNEARLFKYGSGTGSNFSKIRGHQEKLSGGGTSSGLMSFLEVLDRGAGATKSGGTTRRAAKMVCLDMDHPEIVDFINWKVREERKVAALIAAGYSSDFNGDAYRTVGGQNSNNSVRVTDEFMNAVTEDKEWKTYMRTTGAVVDTLQARDLFKQIAFAAWACADPGVQYDSTINKWHTCKNTGRINASNPCSEYMFLDDTACNLSSINLTKYLNEDGSWDVEGYRHAIRTLILAQEILVDFSSYPTERIAQNSHDFRPLGLGYANLGSALMIQGIPYDSEEGRQTAAALTAILCGHGYATSAEIAAAKAPFPGFEMNREPMLEVIGMHRDAAYKIDGAACPAELLKAAQEDWDDALKLGEQHGYRNAQATVLAPTGTIGLLMDCDTTGIEPDFALVKFKKLAGGGYFKIINQSVPAALKKLGYSAREIADIVTYVRGTSSLHGAPHVNRDSLHAKGFTESEIEKIEGTLEGVFDISQAFSAWNIGDETLLRLGFKKEKYKDPSFNLLSALGFSAAQVTEANDVICGRMTIEGAPHLNPDHLPIFDCANKCGPYGKRFLAPMSHVRMMAATQPFLSGAISKTVNLPEEASVEDIEEIYMEGWKLGLKAVALYRDGCKLSQPLSTKSDKKEEAREETSAVAAAPALQRRRMPRKRRGFTQEARVGGNKVYLRTGEYEDGTLGEIFIDMHKEGAAFRSMMNCFAIAVSLGLQYGVPLKEFVDVFTFTRFEPQGPVDHPNIKFATSIIDFIFRLLGLEYMGRTDLVQVKPNDQQLLDLASAKAQIEKVAEPTAKPSSPPQLAVIQGERAEPVEGKAENTLSDHLSTMMGDAPFCDQCGHITVRNGACYKCLNCGNSMGCS
- a CDS encoding DUF3592 domain-containing protein; this encodes MLYALLYLAFGIAALIYSAYVLWQRGTVRGWPTTTGEFLERKVERSPDGRAGRTAAPAFQYEALVKYRYQVEGRDYVCDRLYRVGWVTSSRKNRQALLDRLPDPPAVRYNPAHPQDACLLALPLSSAIWGLAVGAAVTVTALLYLAVKLLDRPPAG
- a CDS encoding DUF1565 domain-containing protein yields the protein MKLAKIWNLLAVFPAVAGLTACETLFIDECYDPYYGYYYCDDYDDIYTIQAAIDLAQPGDTIFLKRGTYSPSTNGEYFPIFLKNGVSLKGEDPENTIIDAEGYDQVLNLFNYNSGVISNLMITNGNTDLGGGIYAENSSGILSNLIVVGNRASEAGTGIYLRNSDGLILNNLIVYGNASSGDTGNDGPAQVENDDSTVTFNNNVVAFGDSDGVRLNFGADGVYENNIFYQNGFAGEGAGFADTDPVTAAQIQYNICFGNSASDFYLNGLDLTAAEANNLDGSDLISNNFSSDPLFFDPTGGDFFLQPGSPAIQAGDPSPSFNNPDGTRNDIGAFGGPFAR